DNA sequence from the Gopherus evgoodei ecotype Sinaloan lineage unplaced genomic scaffold, rGopEvg1_v1.p scaffold_31_arrow_ctg1, whole genome shotgun sequence genome:
CTGACCGGAGAAGGAGATGCTCATGGAGATGGCCTGGTTGTACCCGGGCCCCTGTACAGTCAGGGTGTAGCTGCCGACGTCGGTCCCCCTGAGCCCTGTGATGTGCAGGGAGCAGTTGGGCCCCACCGTCTCCCGCCCCGTGTGTGCCGGGCCGTAGAACTTCTGGGGGCTGGCCGACGGGGCATAGCTCAGGATCCAGTTTGCGGCGATGCCGGCTTCTGCCCCTCGGTACCAGCTGCAGACCAGGAGGGTCTGGGGGATGCCCAGCACGACCAGGGTCATGTCCCCCCCCACGTAAAGGGCCGCCGGCTCCCGCCTGATGGTGACGCCGTCCCAGGCTTGTGCCAGCTGGAGGCAGGAGCTCAAGAGGGAGGctgttgggggatgggagaggatgATGTtaactggtgcccctcactcctgacatgCAGCCCCATGCTagccccgctctgcccccccctccagctctgctggtgcccctcactcatgacccacagccccctgctagccccgccctcctccccgctttgctggtgcccctcactctcaacCTGCAACCCCCTGCTAGccgagccctgggctcccccctaaacccctgctctgccagtgcccctcactcctgacccgcagccccctactagcccagtcccctccccgccccctctttgccggtgcccctcactcccgaccctctGCCCACCCCACACCTGCCAGGATTAGACCCATCCATGCTCTGTCTGGGCTGGGCC
Encoded proteins:
- the LOC115640534 gene encoding carcinoembryonic antigen-related cell adhesion molecule 16-like isoform X2, with translation MGPLPVRRNRPSPDRAWMGLILAASLLSSCLQLAQAWDGVTIRREPAALYVGGDMTLVVLGIPQTLLVCSWYRGAEAGIAANWILSYAPSASPQKFYGPAHTGRETVGPNCSLHITGLRGTDVGSYTLTVQGPGYNQAISMSISFSVRPLPGFLALVVGVPLAVLVCVALLVTFILCKRRRDSGASNLIEPPGERTRIVPQ
- the LOC115640534 gene encoding carcinoembryonic antigen-related cell adhesion molecule 16-like isoform X3, whose protein sequence is MGPLPVRRNRPSPDRAWMASLLSSCLQLAQAWDGVTIRREPAALYVGGDMTLVVLGIPQTLLVCSWYRGAEAGIAANWILSYAPSASPQKFYGPAHTGRETVGPNCSLHITGLRGTDVGSYTLTVQGPGYNQAISMSISFSVRPLPGFLALVVGVPLAVLVCVALLVTFILCKRRRDSGASNLIEPPGERTRIVPQ